One window of Hymenobacter sp. BRD128 genomic DNA carries:
- a CDS encoding ABC transporter ATP-binding protein: MLPTPALAPAPTPPAGAEPVLAVAGVSLAFGSNHVLHDFSLTLNRGENIVVLGKSGAGKSVLIKCVIGLLRPDAGTITVLGQDVGTLDHAGLDRLRTRLGFLFQSNALYDSMTVRENLLFPLRRQWLTHTPAQETELVQQALADVGLADTAGLLPAALSGGMRKRIALARTLILRPDIILYDEPTTGLDPITGREIDHLIRAVQAKYNTSALIISHDLACVRLTADRVALLAEGRCYAEGTFAEVSANADPKVHDFFV; encoded by the coding sequence ATGCTCCCTACCCCTGCTCTAGCCCCCGCGCCTACCCCACCCGCCGGGGCCGAGCCTGTGCTAGCGGTGGCCGGCGTGAGCCTGGCGTTTGGCAGCAACCACGTGCTGCACGACTTTTCGCTCACGCTGAATCGGGGCGAGAACATCGTGGTGCTGGGTAAGTCGGGCGCGGGCAAGTCGGTGCTTATCAAGTGCGTTATTGGCTTGCTGCGGCCCGATGCGGGCACCATCACGGTGCTGGGCCAGGACGTGGGCACCCTCGACCACGCCGGCCTCGACCGGCTGCGCACCCGGCTAGGCTTCCTTTTTCAAAGCAACGCGCTCTACGACTCGATGACGGTGCGCGAAAACCTGCTTTTCCCGCTGCGGCGGCAGTGGCTCACCCACACCCCGGCCCAGGAAACGGAGCTGGTGCAGCAAGCCCTAGCCGACGTGGGCCTGGCCGACACCGCCGGGCTGCTGCCGGCCGCCCTCTCGGGCGGCATGCGCAAGCGCATCGCACTGGCCCGCACGCTCATTCTGCGGCCCGACATCATTCTCTACGATGAGCCCACCACCGGCCTCGACCCCATTACGGGCCGCGAAATCGACCACCTCATCCGGGCCGTGCAAGCCAAGTACAATACCTCGGCCCTCATTATTTCGCACGACCTGGCCTGCGTGCGCCTCACCGCCGACCGCGTGGCCCTGCTCGCCGAGGGCCGCTGCTACGCCGAAGGCACGTTTGCCGAAGTGAGCGCGAATGCGGACCCGAAGGTGCACGACTTTTTTGTTTGA